The genomic segment CGGCCGCCGCCGGTACCCACCTATACCGGGAACTCGACCGGCTGCCTGAACGAGGCCCCGAAGCAGCAGAAGCGAGAGTCACAGACCGCGAGGATAAGCCTTTAAACCATGAAATGCCTGGCGAAGCGCCAATCACGTCGGGACATGTTGTCCACTTCGGGCGTGGCGCGAACGCGCGGGTCCGGACGGCCTACCCTCGGCGGCCTCCGGCAGCTGAAATGCAGGAAGACGCCAGATGGCTGCTAGACTTGCCTCCGCGACCATCCCGGCTTTGGCCTGGGACAGTTAAGTGGAGTCCCACTCCCACCGCTAGCCGCGAGATATTTCAAGGCTTAGCGGTCCGGTCACCGGCACCGCAAGGTGCCTGTTTCGCGCATGGCGCGGACGGCCTGAACGTTTTCCAGGTCGCGATCGGTCGGCATTGGGCCCTGCTTCTGCAGGGCTTTTTTGCTGATGGTGTGGCGTTTCCACCGCTGAATCCCGACGGGCCCGAGCCACCGGTCGTTGCGAGACGACGAAAAGCCCAACAAGGGAGGCCCCATCAGCACTGAGACCCGCGTCAACGAGCGCATCCGCGTACCTGAAGTTCGACTGATCGGCCCAGGGGGGGAGCAGGTAGGCATCGTGCGCATCGAAGACGCATTGCGCGTCGCCGCGGACGCCGATCTCGACCTCGTCGAAGTTGCCCCGAACGCCAGGCCACCGGTCTGCAAGATCATGGACTACGGCAAGTTCAAGTACGAGGCGGCGCAAAAGGCGCGCGAATCCCGCCGGAACCAGCAGCAGACCGTGGTCAAAGAGCAAAAGCTGCGACCCAAGATCGACGACCACGATTACGAGACCAAGAAGGGCCACGTAATCCGCTTCCTGGAGGCGGGGTCGAAGGTAAAGGTCACCATCATGTTCCGCGGGCGCGAGCAATCCAGGCCCGAGTTGGGCTACCGACTGCTGCAGCGTCTGGGCGCGGACGTCGCGGAGTACGGCTTCGTCGAAACGTCGGCCAAGCAGGACGGCCGCAACATGACGATGGTGCTGGCACCGCACCGCGGCGCCAAGACTCGCGCCAGGGCGCAGCACCCCGAACAACCGGGACCCGCGCCGACGCAGGAGGCCGATGAGACCGATGCAGCCGGCGACGACGCAGCTTCACCCAACTGACCTGATAGCCAAACAGCGAAACAGTAAGAACTAGAGGAAACATGCCCAAGGCCAAGTCCCACAGCGGGGCGAGCAAGCGATTCCGGCGCACCGGGACCGGAAAGATCGTCCGCCAGAAAGTCAATCGTCGACACCTGCTCGAGCACAAGCCGAGCAAGCGCACCCGGCGGCTCGACGGCCGCACCGAGGTTGCGGCCAACGACACCAAGCGTGTCAACGCGATGCTGAACGGCTGACCTCAGCCACACCGAGCGCCGGCCAGGGCATACACCGACCTGGCAGGGCACCGAAGACCAGTTACGTCTGAACGAGAGTAGGAACATCCATGGCACGCGTGAAGCGGGCAGTCAACGCCCACAAGAAGAGGCGCAGCGTCCTGACGGCCTCCAAAGGGTATCGCGGCCAGCGGTCTCGGCTCTACCGCAAAGCCAAAGAGCAGCAGCTGCATTCGTTGCAGTACGCGTACCGCGACCGCCGTGCCCGCAAGGGTGAGTTCCGCAAGTTGTGGATCTCGCGGATCAACGCGGCGGCCCGCGCCAACGACATCACCTACAACCGGCTGATCCAGGGCCTCAAGGCCGCCGGTGTGGAAGTCGATCGCAAAAACCTTGCCGACATCGCGATCACCGATCCGGCAGCGTTCACCGCGCTGGTCGATGTCGCCCGGGCGGCATTGCCCAAGGACGTCAACGCGCCCTCCGGAGAAGCTGCTTAACCCCGGTGCTCACCGAGCGCTCGGCCCGGGTGGCCGCGGCGGTCAAATTGCATCGCCACGTCGTGCGACGGCGGGCGAACCAGTTCCTGGCCGAAGGCCAAAATCTGGTCGAGGCCGCGTCGTCGCGCGGCTTGGTTCGCGAGGTGTTCGTCACCGAACTCGCGGCGCAGCGGCATGCGACCTTGCTGGCCACCCAGCAGAGTCCGGTCCACCTGGTCACCGACCGTGCCGCAAAAGCCTTGTCCGACACCGTTACTCCGGCGGGGCTGGTCGCCGTCTGCGACATGCCGGCAACCGGACTCGAGCAGGCGCTGACCGGCTCACCACAGCTCGTCGCGGTGGCCGTCGAGATCGGCGAGCCGGGCAACGCGGGCACGCTGATCCGTCTCGCCGACGCCATGGGCGCCGCGGCGGTGATTCTCGCGGGACACAGCGTCGACCCTTATAACGGCAAGTGCTTGCGCGCGTCGGCCGGCAGCATCTTCTCGCTGCCGGTCGTCGCCGACCCCGACGTCGACGCGGTGCTGGGCGCGCTGCGTGCCGCCGGGCTGCAGGCGCTGGCCACCACCGTCGACGGCGGGACGCGTCTGGACGAGGCCGACGAGCTGCTGAGCAGGCCGACCGCGTGGCTGTTCGGCCCCGAATCGCACGGCCTGCCCGAAGAGATCACCGACCAGGCGGACCATCGGGTGCGCATCCCGATGTCGG from the Mycobacterium lentiflavum genome contains:
- a CDS encoding TrmH family RNA methyltransferase codes for the protein MLTERSARVAAAVKLHRHVVRRRANQFLAEGQNLVEAASSRGLVREVFVTELAAQRHATLLATQQSPVHLVTDRAAKALSDTVTPAGLVAVCDMPATGLEQALTGSPQLVAVAVEIGEPGNAGTLIRLADAMGAAAVILAGHSVDPYNGKCLRASAGSIFSLPVVADPDVDAVLGALRAAGLQALATTVDGGTRLDEADELLSRPTAWLFGPESHGLPEEITDQADHRVRIPMSGGAESLNVAAAAAICLYQSALALGVLRGF
- the rplT gene encoding 50S ribosomal protein L20, yielding MARVKRAVNAHKKRRSVLTASKGYRGQRSRLYRKAKEQQLHSLQYAYRDRRARKGEFRKLWISRINAAARANDITYNRLIQGLKAAGVEVDRKNLADIAITDPAAFTALVDVARAALPKDVNAPSGEAA
- the infC gene encoding translation initiation factor IF-3, with the protein product MSTETRVNERIRVPEVRLIGPGGEQVGIVRIEDALRVAADADLDLVEVAPNARPPVCKIMDYGKFKYEAAQKARESRRNQQQTVVKEQKLRPKIDDHDYETKKGHVIRFLEAGSKVKVTIMFRGREQSRPELGYRLLQRLGADVAEYGFVETSAKQDGRNMTMVLAPHRGAKTRARAQHPEQPGPAPTQEADETDAAGDDAASPN
- the rpmI gene encoding 50S ribosomal protein L35, which produces MPKAKSHSGASKRFRRTGTGKIVRQKVNRRHLLEHKPSKRTRRLDGRTEVAANDTKRVNAMLNG